A portion of the Fulvia fulva chromosome 1, complete sequence genome contains these proteins:
- a CDS encoding Mediator of RNA polymerase II transcription subunit 10, whose amino-acid sequence MAEASLDIVGEQLANIIDNLYMLIVQAHDHRGQATSQDMIAEIKGLVGNLQAITQTSKRLPTHLPIEIIQYVENGRNPDIYTREFVELVMRYNQQQKGRSEAYGAFRDILGREMMGGIPEIRDEVKQVVLATGGTVE is encoded by the exons ATGGCGGAGGCTTCACTCGATATCGTGGGAG AACAGCTGGCCAACATCATTGACAACCTCTATATGTTGATAGTGCAAGCTCATGATCATCGTGGACAAGCCACATCGCAAGACATGATCGCCGAGAT CAAAGGTCTCGTTGGTAACCTCCAGGCCATCACGCAGACCTCCAAGAGGCTGCCAACACACTTGCCAATCGAGATCATACAGTACGTTGAGAATGGTCGCAACCCTGACATCTACACCCGAGAATTTGTGGAGCTGGTCATGCGCTACAACCAACAACAGAAGGGACGGAGCGAAGCCTACGGGGCATTTCGTGACATCCTCGGCCGCGAGATGATGGGTGGCATCCCCGAGATTCGAGACGAGGTCAAACAAGTCGTTCTGGCTACCGGCGGCACCGTTGAGTAG
- a CDS encoding PXA domain protein 1 produces the protein MAERERRPKRRDVDAGKEQSRGEHHGIEHQGPIIAYIKSVLCAQPQSAASTADATLDGDSDLASDTSLPPLTSSNAVDVQLYAFIAVILSNFVQIWYNRITPDQQFVSEIVQIIAHCTRGLEQRLRHVDLETLVLDEVPRVFIEHIEVIRVAKRQHTRIALAPFEQRIRYHALRPHLALSPVPIDPETSSLQQENETAWCVLLVNRVLPLLLPPEDLQNPCLAVLVSEIFSEMIMRAGICGKASEPWVLWDGIAKLLRSLKRDDERSLALNAPSSQLEELGLLDSTTKQRSSHNRSRWRFDTVMQASWLFAQSIMTVWMIARAAVVALMQAASIPARSSRTSYTTSLGVLPPTHVKSKRAETSPDDWKRRPIISMTFWECMSELLLLKQRMPWLSGILSLLQWMTLCGPGKLCDTNSKLDR, from the exons ATGGCTGAGCGCGAGCGACGGCCAAAACGCCGTGATGTGGATGCAGGGAAAGAGCAGTCTCGTGGCGAGCATCATGGAATCGAGCATCAAGGGCCCATCATCGCATACATCAAGAGTGTGCTATGCGCTCAGCCTCAATCAGCAGCCTCAACGGCTGATGCTACCCTTGACGGCGACAGCGACCTCGCGTCAGACACGTCCTTGCCTCCGCTGACGAGTTCGAATGCAGTCGACGTCCAGCTATACGCCTTCATTGCCGTCATTCTCAGCAACTTTGTGCAAATTTGGTACAATCGCATCACTCCCGACCAGCAATTTGTTAGTGAGATCGTGCAGATCATTGCACACTGCACGAGGGGCTTAGAGCAGCGACTGAGACATGTCGATCTAGAGACGCTTGTACTGGACGAGGTACCCAGAGTCTTCATTGAGCATATCGAAG TGATCCGAGTGGCAAAGCGGCAGCACACTCGCATTGCGCTCGCTCCATTTGAGCAGCGAATACGCTACCATGCCTTGCGTCCTCACCTGGCCCTCAGCCCTGTACCAATAGATCCCGAGACCTCGTCTCTGCAGCAGGAAAATGAGACGGCGTGGTGTGTCCTCCTTGTGAACCGAGTCCTTCCACTGCTGCTACCGCCCGAAGACCTCCAAAACCCGTGTCTCGCGGTCTTGGTGTCAGAGATCTTCTCAGAGATGATCATGAGAGCTGGCATTTGCGGTAAAGCTAGTGAGCCGTGGGTGCTGTGGGATGGAATAGCAAAACTGCTTCGTTCGCTGAAGCGCGACGACGAGAGATCATTGGCATTGAATGCACCGAGTAGCCAGCTAGAAGAGCTGGGCTTACTGGATTCTACGACGAAACAACGGTCTTCCCATAATCGTAGCCGCTGGCGCTTCGACACTGTCATGCAGGCTTCATGGCTCTTTGCACAAAGCATCATGACAGTCTGGATGATAGCACGCGCCGCGGTCGTCGCTTTGATGCAGGCCGCCTCGATCCCAGCACGGTCGAGCCGGACCTCGTACACTACTTCTTTGGGTGTACTTCCTCCCACACATGTCAAGTCCAAACGGGCCGAGACCTCACCAGATGATTGGAAACGACGGCCAATAATCAGCATGACTTTCTGGGAATGCATGTCGGAGCTGCTGCTCCTCAAACAACGAATGCCGTGGCTGTCAGGTATCCTATCACTTCTGCAGTGGATGACCTTGTGTGGACCCGGGAAGCTCTGCGACACGAACAGCAAATTGGACAGGTAA
- a CDS encoding Vacuolar morphogenesis protein 6: MLSAFKAQAVYELRQRDKSKAESLLAYGDRLLVGLSTGALRVCRVNAPGASPEQEGRSSSNSHGNANANANDGDGDGDAAPPSPSAAKSKVVEVLHEEDKFSKKPVQQLAIIKEANLLVSLSDAYVSLHHLQTFQLVERLERTKGAACFAVTSNVVKDAETKVPSLVSRLAVGSKRKVMCWTWQDMELAEDIVEINMEASLKSLNWTDGTRLMVGMDPGFSVLDITTQEVTPVTKSAPKTASSADLNNGELVGVRFGAVSSSGMGYMGMGSWVPKPMATPMTGDEVLLAKDVNTLFVNTEGKPLEKRQIPWAQAPEAIGYSYPYLLALNPPDKGTLQIRSPDTLSLLQTIQVPGAIVLHVPQPNISLAHAGKGFLVASDRTIWRMNALPYDTQIAELVEKQRFDEAISLLNLLEDTLIDDKAGRIREIMTQKAIVLFHQQKYRPALDLFTHAETSPDRVVALYPRSIAGDLSSIEEQPSEVGPEPDEAVEGRSEDAGKEAPSTPQKGMLGRLRGSARKAEPDAASIRSPARKDTDNMTVRTKAGPSKPQDKPLEGDDLKVAAHCLTSFLADARRRMPIYLNPDGSLKEDPPTLDCETGKPAFCNLLPQAIVDDLKAGLEIEWQAELLKVAKLVDTTIFRCYMLAKPGMAGSLFRVDNFCDPEVVQSALYESERYSDLIEFLHGKKLHRQSLEMLAKFGKNEAAAEVPEGMLGPERTVAYLKQLPPELVDLVLEFVRWPMDEKPEVGMEVFLADSDNAERLPRDKVLKFLSGIDPRLEAQYLEHIINELNDNTPDFHQQLVDAYLTELKQVDILEEERKQAKARLEAFLTRSRDYNKRKTFQQLPTDEPTFYEARAIVVSAMGNHKQALSIYVFQIKDYEMAEAYCNKLYAQEQADEQTCLLEGTTTHKKHFKSAPEDASDKNIFAILLGLYLRPPSGEEKRWPQALDLLSKHGPRLPASSTLDLMPDDLAVKELQDYFRGRIRNATSILREEMIVRSLEGVRRANTERTLLVGPDDSGHDKPLGKNRRVRIGEDDHCKVCLKRFGASAIRVYPDNEVIHYGCIGRSGNNRMREGGGRGLGALRSSAGWG, encoded by the coding sequence ATGCTGTCCGCATTCAAGGCGCAGGCCGTCTACGAGCTGCGGCAGCGCGACAAGTCCAAGGCGGAATCGCTGCTGGCGTACGGCGACCGCTTGCTGGTGGGACTGAGCACGGGCGCGCTGCGAGTTTGCCGCGTGAATGCACCGGGCGCATCACCAGAGCAGGAGGGTCGCAGCAGCAGCAATAGCCACGGAAACGCCAACGCCAACGCCAACGATGGCGATGGCGATGGCGATGCTGCTCCCCCGAGCCCGAGTGCGGCCAAGAGCAAAGTGGTCGAAGTGCTGCACGAGGAGGACAAGTTCAGCAAGAAGCCCGTGCAGCAGCTGGCCATCATCAAGGAGGCGAACCTGCTGGTCAGCCTGAGCGATGCCTACGTCTCCCTGCACCATCTGCAGACCTTCCAACTGGTCGAGCGACTGGAGCGCACCAAAGGCGCTGCCTGCTTTGCTGTGACCAGCAATGTTGTCAAGGATGCAGAGACGAAGGTGCCGAGTCTGGTCTCGAGATTGGCCGTCGGCTCCAAGAGAAAGGTCATGTGCTGGACGTGGCAAGATATGGAGCTGGCAGAAGACATAGTGGAGATCAATATGGAGGCCAGCTTGAAGAGCCTGAACTGGACCGACGGCACTCGTCTGATGGTTGGCATGGACCCGGGCTTCAGTGTGCTAGACATCACCACGCAGGAAGTCACGCCCGTGACCAAGTCGGCGCCGAAGACTGCGAGCAGTGCAGATCTGAACAACGGAGAGCTCGTGGGTGTTCGCTTCGGCGCTGTGAGTAGCAGCGGTATGGGCTACATGGGTATGGGCAGTTGGGTACCGAAGCCGATGGCTACCCCGATGACTGGTGACGAGGTCTTGCTAGCCAAGGATGTGAACACATTGTTCGTAAACACAGAGGGTAAGCCGCTGGAGAAGCGTCAAATCCCTTGGGCTCAGGCTCCAGAAGCTATAGGATACAGCTATCCGTACTTGCTGGCACTCAATCCACCAGACAAGGGCACACTACAGATACGCAGTCCTGATACATTGTCGTTACTGCAGACCATTCAGGTCCCGGGCGCAATCGTACTCCATGTCCCGCAGCCCAACATCAGTCTAGCTCATGCTGGCAAGGGATTCTTGGTAGCATCAGATCGTACGATATGGCGTATGAACGCACTGCCGTATGATACACAGATTGCCGAACTTGTCGAGAAGCAGCGTTTCGACGAAGCCATCAGTCTTCTGAATCTACTCGAGGATACGCTCATCGACGACAAAGCTGGGCGCATCCGCGAGATCATGACACAGAAAGCCATCGTTCTGTTCCACCAACAGAAGTATCGGCCAGCGCTGGACCTCTTCACTCACGCCGAAACTTCGCCCGACCGTGTGGTCGCACTCTATCCACGGAGTATTGCAGGTGACCTCTCGAGCATTGAGGAACAACCCTCGGAGGTCGGACCTGAGCCAGATGAAGCTGTCGAGGGCAGAAGTGAAGACGCTGGCAAGGAAGCACCATCGACTCCGCAGAAGGGCATGCTGGGCAGACTTCGAGGTAGCGCACGGAAAGCTGAACCAGACGCAGCATCAATCAGGTCTCCAGCGAGGAAGGACACAGACAATATGACCGTTCGAACGAAGGCAGGCCCAAGCAAACCTCAGGACAAGCCACTGGAGGGTGATGACCTCAAAGTTGCTGCCCATTGTCTGACCTCCTTCCTGGCTGATGCGCGTCGACGAATGCCGATATACCTAAATCCTGACGGATCGCTCAAAGAAGATCCGCCCACGCTCGACTGCGAGACTGGCAAACCAGCGTTTTGCAATCTTCTGCCCCAAGCCATCGTTGACGACCTCAAAGCCGGACTGGAAATCGAATGGCAGGCCGAGCTTCTCAAGGTGGCCAAGTTGGTTGACACGACGATCTTTCGATGCTACATGCTCGCTAAACCGGGCATGGCAGGGTCACTGTTTCGTGTTGACAACTTCTGTGACCCCGAAGTGGTGCAGTCAGCGCTTTATGAAAGTGAAAGATACAGCGATTTGATCGAGTTTCTACATGGGAAGAAATTACATCGCCAGTCGCTCGAGATGCTCGCCAAGTTTGGCAAGAACGAGGCTGCTGCTGAAGTTCCCGAAGGCATGCTAGGACCTGAGCGCACTGTTGCATATCTGAAACAACTGCCACCTGAGCTCGTTGATCTTGTCCTAGAGTTCGTGCGATGGCCAATGGATGAGAAGCCCGAAGTGGGTATGGAAGTATTCCTGGCTGACAGTGACAATGCTGAAAGGCTACCACGAGACAAGGTACTGAAATTCCTGAGCGGCATAGATCCCAGATTGGAGGCACAGTATCTGGAACACATCATCAACGAGCTCAACGACAACACGCCCGACTTTCATCAGCAGCTTGTGGATGCCTACCTCACAGAGCTGAAACAAGTTGACATCCTGGAAGAAGAGCGGAAGCAGGCAAAAGCGCGGCTAGAGGCGTTTCTCACACGAAGTAGAGACTATAACAAGCGCAAGACGTTTCAACAGCTGCCTACTGATGAGCCGACGTTCTATGAAGCACGCGCCATCGTCGTCAGTGCTATGGGTAACCACAAACAAGCACTGTCCATCTACGTTTTCCAAATCAAGGATTACGAGATGGCTGAGGCTTATTGCAATAAGCTGTACGCTCAAGAGCAAGCTGATGAGCAAACGTGTCTGCTCGAAGGTACTACTACACATAAGAAGCACTTCAAATCGGCGCCCGAAGACGCTTCTGACAAGAACATCTTCGCAATCCTGCTGGGGCTGTACCTGAGACCACCGTCTGGAGAGGAGAAACGCTGGCCGCAGGCCCTAGACTTGCTTAGTAAACACGGACCACGTCTGCCAGCAAGTAGCACTCTCGACCTAATGCCAGATGACCTGGCGGTGAAGGAGCTTCAGGACTACTTTCGCGGTCGCATTAGGAACGCGACCTCCATCCTTCGCGAGGAGATGATCGTGCGGAGTCTTGAAGGCGTGCGACGAGCGAACACCGAGCGTACCCTTCTCGTTGGGCCTGATGACAGTGGTCATGACAAGCCACTAGGCAAAAACAGAAGGGTGCGCATTGGAGAGGACGATCACTGCAAGGTATGTTTGAAGCGTTTCGGCGCAAGCGCGATCAGAGTGTATCCTGACAACGAGGTGATACATTATGGCTGCATCGGGCGAAGTGGCAACAACAGGATGCGAGAAGGTGGCGGGCGTGGTCTAGGAGCACTTCGCAGCTCTGCTGGGTGGGGATGA
- a CDS encoding Beta-1,2-xylosyltransferase 1, which translates to MPFSSSQSRSQHDAASSSTVTLPLVLLIASLLAQIGTSPKHAILTSAVAWLAVCTYTTLKIGARSSLDGSSSQRLAWGAGVCLAVAGICERAVDGRAIWWAKVLIPLLIFLSTKAGILEHAQPASSSPPSSPTKPGSVRACHELVSKRTLAIITGSGLVAVYTHSGSISVIALGLSYAVVQALALHLVEGARYQSHDVGGVIYSANGLLTQPVMPLASAANQWMSLLRDVSASAGATLGVAALTLENLRFGGLAYWGLMGKIMGDHWVFGQSIISVVHALGTVMIQVVMFAALLLMVNDRGAFLTSFVPLAATLASQLLLAFSTSRLYFAALCIGGTFSLLNEQGTFLGGGRMRIRISKLLTVVAAVSFVVLTFYYLLQPIQNASLRAHGPQATVGLNVAPPVTLLEPLQSADTRTHPVRTLVQDAQRSWSSKLQSQSQSLEAAVTEYKRRYGLAPPPHFDKWYEFAKRKKVQLVDEYDTIYHSLLPFWGLAPATIRARAREALGFGDNNLMGLLVREGKAFHVEGGQEWLQQAAVGMMEQFIEYLPDMDLAFNVHDEPRVVVPHDQLCRLLQVALEKNVPAAIAQTTPKNTFSARPKDVKSGKRIEEVKTTRFNVFAHQPTWIPSRLSCSPDSPARMLEESLATDNLTAYSLSELGFIYNHTSFSDICNSPSFGQSHGFFDRPNAFNVVHDLFPIFSQSKMSSFQDIVYPSPWYWYGKVKYDESKDLDWEKKENKLWWRGSTTGGFSRAGGWRRQHRQKFVGKVNALDNAKVLRSSNAAATDEDPGSKWIVKDVPRQDYQEIMDVHFSHVGQCDPGDCDAQREFFKVVEPADQQEAWRYKYLLDMDGNAFSGRFYAFLMSHSLPFKMAVFREWHEEWLKPWVHYIPLSLRADEALEAVRYLDAEEDGKPLATTIAETGREWGHKALRNEDFEVWLFRLLLEYGRVIDDDRESIGYTGA; encoded by the exons ATGCCATTTTCTTCGTCGCAGTCGCGGTCTCAGCACGATGCCGCCTCGTCGTCCACCGTGACGCTTCCACTCGTGTTGCTCATCGCATCGCTCCTCGCGCAAATCGGGACCTCTCCGAAGCATGCCATCCTTACCAGCGCTGTTGCCTGGCTCGCAGTGTGCACCTACACGACGCTCAAGATAGGAGCGAGGTCGTCGCTGGATGGCTCGTCTTCGCAGCGACTGGCATGGGGCGCGGGCGTCTGCTTGGCCGTGGCAGGAATCTGCGAACGCGCAGTTGATGGCAGGGCTATCTGGTGGGCGAAG GTGTTGATACCGCTGTTGATCTTCCTGTCCACGAAAGCAGGCATTCTCGAACACGCCCAGCCAGCAAGCTCTTCGCCCCCATCGAGTCCCACGAAGCCAGGATCAGTTAGGGCCTGTCACGAACTTGTATCAAAGAGGACTTTGGCCATTATAACGGGTTCTGGCTTGGTGGCAGTGTATACGCATTCAGGGTCAATCTCTGTCATAGCGCTCGGCCTGTCGTACGCTGTTGTGCAAGCGCTTGCCCTGCATCTCGTGGAAGGTGCTAGATATCAGTCGCACGATGTCGGAGGTGTGATATACTCGGCCAATGGCTTGCTCACGCAGCCAGTGATGCCCTTGGCCTCCGCTGCAAACCAGTGGATGTCTCTATTGAGGGACGTATCCGCCTCAGCAGGTGCAACGCTCGGTGTTGCCGCGCTCACCCTGGAGAACCTGCGTTTTGGCGGATTGGCCTACTGGGGTCTAATGGGAAAGATCATGGGCGATCATTGGGTGTTCGGGCAGAGTATAATTTCTGTTGTTCACGCGCTGGGAACGGTCATGATACAGGTCGTAATGTTTGCAGCTCTGCTCCTAATG GTAAACGATCGAGGTGCCTTCCTCACGAGCTTTGTTCCGCTCGCTGCAACGCTAGCTTCACAGCTCCTGCTCGCTTTCTCGACTTCACGACTTTACTTCGCCGCGCTGTGTATAGGCGGCACGTTCTCCCTTCTCAACGAGCAGGGCACATTCCTTGGTGGAGGAAGGATGAGAATTCGGATCAGCAAGCTGCTCACCGTTGTTGCTGCTGTGTCATTCGTGGTGTTGACATTCTACTACTTGCTGCAGCCAATTCAAAACGCTTCGCTGAGAGCGCATGGACCTCAAGCAACTGTAGGACTCAATGTCGCGCCACCAGTCACGCTACTTGAGCCGCTGCAGTCCGCCGACACCCGTACCCATCCTGTGAGAACCCTCGTCCAGGACGCACAGAGGTCATGGTCGTCAAAGCTGCAATCTCAGTCCCAGTCTCTCGAAGCCGCAGTCACCGAGTACAAAAGGAGGTATGGACTGGCACCGCCGCCGCATTTCGACAAGTGGTACGAATTCGCCAAGAGGAAGAAGGTACAACTCGTCGATGAATACGACACTATTTACCACTCACTACTACCATTTTGGGGTCTGGCACCAGCCACGATCCGAGCAAGAGCAAGAGAGGCTCTAGGCTTTGGCGACAACAACTTGATGGGGCTACTTGTCCGCGAGGGCAAAGCCTTTCATGTCGAAGGAGGACAAGAATGGCTCCAACAAGCAGCGGTAGGCATGATGGAGCAGTTCATCGAATACCTGCCCGACATGGACTTGGCTTTCAACGTCCACGACGAGCCCAGAGTAGTGGTACCCCATGATCAACTATGTCGTCTGCTACAGGTGGCACTAGAAAAAAATGTGCCTGCTGCCATCGCCCAAACAACACCAAAGAACACCTTCTCTGCTCGACCAAAAGATGTCAAGAGCGGCAAGCGCATTGAAGAAGTCAAAACGACACGCTTCAACGTGTTTGCTCACCAGCCGACATGGATCCCGTCGCGCTTGTCTTGCTCGCCAGACAGTCCAGCTAGGATGCTGGAGGAGTCACTTGCCACAGATAATCTAACTGCGTATTCTCTGAGCGAGCTAGGCTTCATCTACAACCACACTTCATTCTCTGACATCTGCAATTCACCATCCTTCGGACAGTCACACGGCTTCTTCGACAGGCCCAACGCCTTCAATGTGGTTCACGACCTGTTTCCCATCTTCAGCCAGAGCAAGATGTCGAGCTTTCAGGACATCGTGTACCCCAGCCCTTGGTACTGGTATGGAAAAGTCAAGTATGACGAGAGCAAGGACCTGGACTGGGAGAAAAAGGAGAACAAGCTCTGGTGGCGAGGTAGCACCACAGGAGGTTTCAGCCGGGCTGGCGGCTGGCGGCGCCAACATCGACAGAAGTTTGTGGGCAAAGTCAATGCCCTGGACAACGCAAAAGTTTTGCGAAGCAGCAACGCCGCAGCAACGGATGAGGATCCTGGGTCAAAGTGGATTGTTAAGGACGTTCCGCGACAAGACTATCAGGAAATCATGGATGTCCACTTCTCGCATGTTGGCCAATGCGACCCTGGTGACTGCGATGCCCAGCGTGAGTTTTTCAAGGTGGTGGAGCCAGCGGATCAGCAAGAGGCATGGAGGTACAAGTATTTGCTCGACATGGACGGTAATGCGTTCTCGGGACGATTCTACGCCTTTCTCATGAGCCATAGCCTGCCATTTAAGATGGCAGTGTTCCGCGAGTGGCACGAAGAGTGGCTGAAGCCATGGGTGCATTACATCCCACTCAGCTTGAGGGCTGATGAAGCACTGGAGGCTGTAAGATATCTCGATGCCGAGGAGGACGGGAAGCCGTTGGCCACGACCATCGCAGAAACAGGGCGAGAATGGGGCCACAAAGCGCTGCGCAATGAAGATTTTGAGGTCTGGTTGTTCAGGCTACTCCTAGA ATATGGCAGGGTGATAGACGATGATCGTGAATCCATAGGCTATACAGGAGCATAA
- a CDS encoding Chanoclavine-I aldehyde reductase fgaOx3, which yields MGIAPPLQSSRLFEPLNIGTMKLAHRVVMAPLTRFRAEDDHVLLQIAEDYYEQRAKAVPGTFIISEATMISPRASGYANVPGIEAKAQIEQWRKIVDKVHKAGSYIYLQLWALGRVADPSVRKAEGHPAEVVSSSAVPYEEGAPVPRALEEEEIQQFIQDYADAAKIAVHEAGFDGVEIHGANGYLIDQFTQDTCNKRTDRWGGSIENRSRFAVEVTKAVIEAVGAERTGLRLSPWSQFQGMKMADPVPQFEHLNKELKKLNLGYLHLVESRISGNADVEATEKVDPFVKVWGKTSPVLLAGGLKPDSAKKALDEEYKDIEMAAVFGRYFIPNPDLVYRLQHGSNLRDYDRNTFYTPKSKVGYADYEFSEEWKKQHEA from the coding sequence ATGGGCATCGCACCGCCACTACAGAGCAGCAGGCTCTTCGAGCCCCTCAACATTGGCACCATGAAGCTCGCCCATCGCGTCGTAATGGCACCATTGACCCGCTTCCGCGCCGAAGACGACCATGTCCTCCTCCAAATAGCGGAAGACTACTATGAGCAGCGCGCCAAAGCCGTGCCTGGAACTTTCATCATCTCAGAAGCCACCATGATCTCACCGAGAGCCTCCGGATACGCCAATGTCCCTGGGATCGAGGCCAAAGCACAGATCGAGCAGTGGAGAAAGATTGTCGACAAGGTACACAAAGCGGGCTCATACATCTACTTGCAGCTCTGGGCGCTGGGGCGTGTCGCGGACCCAAGTGTTAGGAAGGCTGAGGGACACCCTGCAGAGGTGGTTTCGAGTAGTGCTGTTCCTTATGAGGAGGGTGCCCCAGTACCAAGGGCGTTGGAAGAAGAGGAGATTCAGCAATTTATTCAGGACTATGCCGACGCGGCGAAGATTGCCGTTCATGAGGCTGGATTCGATGGCGTGGAAATACATGGTGCTAATGGATACCTGATTGATCAGTTCACTCAAGATACTTGCAACAAGAGGACGGATCGATGGGGTGGAAGTATTGAGAACCGGTCGAGGTTTGCGGTGGAGGTGACGAAGGCGGTAATCGAAGCTGTTGGCGCGGAGAGGACGGGATTGCGCCTTTCTCCGTGGTCACAATTTCAAGGAATGAAGATGGCGGACCCGGTTCCACAGTTCGAGCATCTTAATAAGGAGTTGAAAAAGCTCAACCTTGGCTATCTCCATTTGGTCGAGTCGAGGATCAGCGGCAACGCCGATGTCGAGGCCACTGAGAAGGTCGACCCATTCGTTAAGGTGTGGGGCAAGACATCGCCGGTTCTTCTCGCCGGCGGGTTGAAGCCAGACAGCGCAAAGAAGGCGCTTGACGAGGAGTACAAGGATATCGAGATGGCGGCTGTGTTTGGACGTTACTTCATCCCTAACCCCGATTTGGTTTACAGGCTGCAGCATGGCTCGAACCTCAGAGACTACGACAGGAACACCTTCTACACACCCAAGAGCAAGGTTGGTTATGCGGATTATGAGTTCTCAGAGGAGTGGAAGAAACAGCATGAGGCTTAG
- a CDS encoding Short-chain-enoyl-CoA hydratase, which translates to MTFALRRRPLGLAHTWMREAFAPQLCLHSRVLARTNSARTTMDGPRVWSTASERTPGLATITVSNPTKLNIVNGTMLQQLVAVCRKLSSESTLRAVVLTGAVTAPNKQDSFIGGADIKEMHALASPDEARAFINCVHLACQALRDLPVPCLARVNGFALGAGLEIMAACDLRVATKKSVFAMPEVKVGIPSVVEANLLPSLIGMGRTRRLLYLAENIGAEEAERWGLVEKVVADEVALDEVIGDWVSTLVRLAPGAVRSQKKLMLKWEDASIEEGIEAGIEAFADAYADGGIEPKQYMGQFLGRKR; encoded by the exons ATGACTTTTGCACTACGTAGACGCCCACTGGGCCTAGCCCATACGTGGATGAGGGAAGCTTTCGCACCACAACTTTGCCTGCACAGTCGAGTGCTTGCCAGGACGAATTCGGCACGCACGACAATGGATGGCCCTAGAGTGTGGAGTACGGCCTCAGAGAGGACTCCGGGATTGGCAACTATAACGGTCAGCAATCCAACCAAGCTCAACATCGTGAATGGAACTATGCTGCAACAACTTGTTGCGGTCTGCCGAAAGCTGTCCAGCGAAAGTACCTTGCGCGCAGTCGTCCTTACTGGCGCCGTGACGGCGCCTAATAAACAGGACTCTTTCATCGGTGGTGCGGATATCAAAGAGATGCATGCCCTTGCCTCCCCAGACGAAGCCCGAGCGTTCATAAACTGTGTTCATTTAGCTTGCCAAGCATTGCGCGACCTAC CGGTGCCGTGTCTAGCACGAGTCAATGGATTTGCACTCGGGGCTGGTCTTGAGATCAT GGCTGCTTGTGACTTGCGAGTCGCGACGAAGAAGAGCGTATTTGCAATGCCCGAAGTGAAAGTGGGAATCCCAAGCGTCGTCGAAGCCAATCTCCTGCCTTCGCTCATCGGCATGGGTCGCACAAGGCGATTGCTTTATCTTGCAGAAAACATTGGAGCAGAAGAAGCCGAGCGATGGGGCCTGGTCGAAAAAGTTGTTGCTGATGAAGTGGCTCTCGATGAAGTGATCGGCGACTGGGTTTCTACGCTTGTTAGACTTGCCCCCGGCGCCGTCCGTAGCCAGAAGAAGCTGATGCTGAAATGGGAGGATGCAAGTATTGAGGAGGGCATCGAAGCTGGAATCGAAGCATTCGCTGACGC TTATGCAGATGGTGGAATAGAACCAAAGCAGTACATGGGCCAGTTCCTAGGGAGGAAACGGTGA
- a CDS encoding U6 snRNA-associated Sm-like protein LSm1, translating into MPLHLVRSCIVCCCLVSVYIEKTYVLVVPGSGRSSVWEGTCTSSSRVTSSLTCPTASTSIAHHHRPWPPLPRPRHTTPPLPPHSFVTTAHTDDRMEHLSLHDAGPQAPGAPPMQQGPPPVPQLPPQMFTTAAQLLDLTDKKLLLSLRDGRKLIGVLRSWDQFGNLVLQDTVERLFVQNFYADIERGLFLVRGENVLLLGEIDLDKDDYVPPPFELAPVEKVFALKKQEDQDRKKSDKSKQKKLAELGFVLNRMICEMQNYVL; encoded by the exons ATGCCGCTTCACTTGGTGCGGTCGTGCATTGTTTGCTGTTGCCTTGTGTCCGTGTACAtagagaagacgtacgtacTGGTAGTGCCTGGTAGTGGTCGATCATCTGTATGGGAGGGTACATGTACATCAAGCTCCCGCGTCACTTCAAGCTTGACTTGCCCCACCGCGTCAACTTCCATCGCGCATCACCACCGCCCTTGGCCTCCTCTTCCTCGTCCACGACACACAACACCACCACTACCACCACACTCCTTTGTCACAACTGCCCATACCGATGACCGCATGGAGCACCTCAGTCTCCATGATGCGGGCCCGCAAGCGCCAGGTGCTCCGCCAATGCAGCAAGGCCCACCGCCAGTCCCTCAACTGCCACCACAGATGTTCACTACCGCCGCACAACTGCTAGACCTGACCGATA AGAAACTGCTTCTGTCTTTGCGTGACGGCAGGAAGCTTATCGGTGTCTTGAGAAGCTGGGATCAGTTTG GCAACCTGGTTCTGCAAGACACTGTAGAACGACTATTCGTCCAGAACTTCTACGCCGACATCGAGCGTGGATTGTTCTTGGTGCGCGGAGAGAACGTTCTACTTCTGGGCGAGATC GACTTGGACAAAGACGACTATGTACCTCCTCCGTTTGAGCTCGCACCAGTCGAGAAGGTGTTCGCCTTGAAGAAGCAGGAGGACCAGGACAGAAAGAAGAGCGACAAGTCGAAGCAGAAGAAGTTGGCCGAACTCGGATTCGTGTTGAACAGGATGATATGTGAGATGCAGAACTACGTGCTCTAG